In a single window of the Lacerta agilis isolate rLacAgi1 chromosome 15, rLacAgi1.pri, whole genome shotgun sequence genome:
- the TLCD3A gene encoding TLC domain-containing protein 3A: MWQTLALGALFFPGLFAVFVRTLRWLEPAWSLKDRIVLSGRLVSSVQATMATLSGIIVIFSCKDVVHDRHWIAQEYMWIVAAYMAYDIYVMYLCHWHKGEEKGEATPKHSLASVNSFLQRERLMVTHHLFILIVLTPVATHFRGELGDFFVGCIYTAELSTPFVSLGKILLQLKMQDSALHKVNGILILVTFFLCRIVLFPFMYWAYARQAGLPIYKVPFHIPFHCNVANALLIAPQLYWFVLICRKALRLYSAPPAPDRAR; the protein is encoded by the exons ATGTGGCAGACGCTGGCTCTCGGAGCTCTCTTCTTCCCGGGGCTTTTCGCAGTCTTCGTCCGCACCCTGCGCTGGCTGGAGCCGGCATGGAGCCTCAAGGACCGGATCGTCCTCAGCGGCAG GCTGGTGTCGTCTGTCCAGGCCACGATGGCCACTCTTTCGGGGATCATTGTCATCTTCAGCTGCAAGGACGTCGTGCACGACAG GCACTGGATTGCGCAAGAGTACATGTGGATTGTGGCCGCCTACATGGCCTATGACATCTATGTCATGTACCTCTGCCACTGGCACAAGGGCGAGGAGAAAGGGGAGGCCACCCCGAAGCATTCTCTGGCCAGCGTCAACAGCTTCCTGCAGAGAGAAAGGCTGATGGTCACTCACCACCTCTTCATCCTCATCGTCCTCACGCCGGTGGCTACG CACTTCAGAGGTGAGCTGGGAGACTTCTTCGTCGGCTGTATCTACACGGCCGAGCTGAGCACCCCCTTTGTATCGTTGGGCAAGATCCTGTTGCAG CTGAAAATGCAGGATTCAGCCTTGCACAAAGTCAACGGCATCCTCATCCTGGTGACCTTCTTCCTGTGCCGCATTGTCCTGTTCCCCTTCATGTACTGGGCCTACGCCCGCCAAGCGGGTCTCCCCATCTACAAAGTGCCTTTCCACATCCCCTTCCACTGCAACGTGGCCAACGCCCTGCTCATCGCCCCTCAGCTCTACTGGTTCGTCCTCATCTGCCGCAAGGCCCTGAGGCTGTACAGCGCCCCACCTGCCCCGGACCGAGCCAGATAA
- the GEMIN4 gene encoding gem-associated protein 4 yields the protein MDGAAAVSNCGAPEGPVARVAAAVEDPGAGRRRRSPGLGHAAFPSPAGAGLGGSPEAMELGPVTICGELSVLHGGFLLASSICHPKPLSELAKSDWPQVGKPIIDALEEICTSHSSYPPEPGAWKRKAAVVLWSKILLSSPSISANQRWKEDVFFSASNMIPEINHTVLFELFKAVNAPRLFAQLLLVLPEHVCRKELETFVGYVANETSPADVSFFLDVWWEILKHKEGQEDRLMMLFRSVSHQYLSEPDEVGQPPKRFKSNAPSLLGSSVAAGVLPVLTEGLKLIKESVEPARMKCYALANLADVLSASLVVQHEVDPLPVQAYLEKISSVVTLWSSDCGSQYSKQELGEQVKEAERSISLLNAARLPGEALPVDVGFLRALLEEWSPALRELLSDPQQICYESYRLLEALASLEKKLASCAKQEDRNRDAAQEMSALGDLIASFLKKVSPELRGKSSGGDLLPSVAMVVIEKKMDRHQEMCSLFASEKSWAFTDEWVACLVRNKDLFREPELVSKLLETVASADSSMKQEQRATVARVLLECYMDLSLPDKNKVISGVLAAWGRQGLSRVSQAFSEGFQEDLNVAFNQIIQSASGEGLKKAVASVSRLVVLNPEATIKKMSNLAVANLGTHQFLAEILCSFPALSFRETLDLEEAPVSLLLGCLKEAVWDRLSSPKEKEQFLEFLVYLLQPSGASPLLSPAEVTQALVLPFLKAGSPCVELCLQILNKVLQVPLPPKEGSWLHTCHPFPLLLCLCKLLDGFAQYWHEPQDQHGCPLEAKDLVAANLAQLCDALLAQKDSLSPELWAQSVAWLHKKVAALDWTVGLRLKSIYGEHFKNEVPATLFEVCKLPEGEWTSCPLPNYGAGSGLLAWMECCCVSAAMREQMLALLAVNVDNPEEVNLFSKGFLVALVQVFPWCSHSEWRRLVGVVQSLLDQEVLYVPYSLEYVQFLPLLNFRPFSYHLQFSVLLLRAFQFLCGTSGCTWLPAEAWKHVARLYCLAVSDLMGSVKGIARNQWQPAQEKNNVTRELSFVYIQIFCHALHVAAMLPDDSTGEPLLLLSLEILSQYEMLYDADESLGSALRKANERHFLESIAENVTNKELRTMLLQKLRKL from the exons ATGGACGGGGCCGCCGCCGTCTCCAACTGCGGAGCCCCGGAGGGTCCCGTCGCCCGAGTCGCTGCCGCCGTTGAAGATCCCGGCGCGGGCAGGCGGCGGAGGAGCCCCGGTCTCGGCCATGCCGCCTTCCCCTCGCCTGCCGGAGCCGGGCTAGGAGGCAGCCCCGAAGCCATGGAGCTAG GGCCGGTGACCATCTGCGGAGAACTGAGTGTGTTGCACGGGGGGTTCCTGCTGGCTTCCAGCATCTGCCACCCCAAACCGCTGTCGGAGTTGGCCAAGTCCGACTGGCCCCAAGTGGGGAAGCCCATCATCGACGCCCTGGAAGAGATCTGCACGTCCCATTCGTCGTACCCGCCCGAGCCCGGCGCCTGGAAGAGGAAAGCCGCCGTGGTCCTCTGGTCCAAGATCCTCCTCTCGTCACCCTCCATCTCCGCCAACCAGAGGTGGAAGGAAGATGTCTTCTTCTCGGCCAGCAACATGATCCCGGAGATCAACCACACTGTCCTCTTTGAGCTGTTCAAGGCTGTCAACGCCCCGCGGCTGTTTGCCCAGTTGCTGCTGGTGTTGCCGGAACACGTCTGCCGGAAGGAGCTGGAGACCTTTGTGGGGTATGTGGCCAATGAGACTTCCCCGGCCGACGTCTCATTCTTCTTGGACGTCTGGTGGGAAATTCTGAAGCATAAGGAGGGACAGGAGGACAGGCTGATGATGCTGTTCCGCTCGGTGTCCCACCAGTATCTCTCGGAGCCTGATGAGGTGGGGCAGCCCCCAAAGAGATTCAAGAGCAACGCACCTTCTTTGCTAGGTTCCTCCGTGGCCGCTGGCGTCCTCCCAGTCTTGACCGAAGGGTTGAAGCTCATCAAGGAGAGCGTCGAGCCGGCCAGGATGAAATGCTACGCTCTCGCCAACCTGGCAGACGTGCTCTCTGCGTCGCTCGTGGTGCAGCATGAGGTGGACCCGCTGCCGGTCCAGGCTTATTTGGAGAAGATCTCCTCCGTGGTAACACTCTGGAGCAGCGACTGCGGTAGTCAATACAGCAAGCAGGAACTGGGCGAGCAGGtgaaggaggcagagaggagCATCAGCTTGCTGAATGCCGCACGGCTGCCGGGCGAAGCGCTGCCCGTTGACGTGGGCTTCCTCCGGGCCTTGCTGGAGGAGTGGTCCCCCGCTCTGCGGGAGCTGCTCAGCGACCCCCAGCAGATCTGCTACGAGAGCTACCGGCTCCTGGAGGCCCTGGCCTCTCTCGAGAAGAAGCTGGCAAGCTGCGCCAAGCAGGAAGACCGCAACAGAGACGCGGCGCAGGAGATGTCGGCGCTCGGTGACCTCATCGCGAGCTTCTTGAAGAAAGTGAGCCCTGAGTTGCGGGGCAAGAGCTCCGGTGGTGACCTCCTGCCTTCGGTGGCCATGGTGGTCATCGAGAAGAAGATGGACAGGCACCAAGAGATGTGCTCCCTTTTTGCTTCGGAGAAAAGCTGGGCGTTCACAGACGAATGGGTCGCTTGCCTCGTTCGGAACAAAGACCTGTTCAGGGAACCAGAGCTGGTCTCAAAATTGCTGGAGACGGTGGCGTCTGCTGACTCCTCCATGAAGCAGGAGCAGCGAGCCACGGTGGCGAGGGTCCTGCTCGAGTGCTACATGGACCTCTCCTTGCCGGATAAGAACAAAGTGATTTCGGGCGTCTTGGCTGCTTGGGGCAGGCAGGGTCTCTCCAGGGTGTCGCAGGCTTTCTCGGAGGGGTTCCAGGAGGACCTCAACGTGGCCTTCAACCAAATCATCCAGAGCGCCTCCGGAGAAGGCTTGAAGAAGGCCGTGGCTTCCGTGTCCCGGCTGGTTGTCCTCAACCCGGAGGCGACCATCAAGAAAATGAGCAACTTAGCTGTGGCCAATTTGGGGACGCACCAGTTCTTGGCGGAGATCCTGTGTTCCTTCCCAGCTCTGAGCTTCCGGGAGACTCTAGACCTGGAGGAAGCACCCGTCAGCCTGCTGCTGGGGTGCCTGAAAGAAGCTGTCTGGGACCGCCTCTCGTCACCCAAGGAGAAGGAGCAATTCCTGGAGTTCTTGGTTTATCTCTTGCAGCCGAGCGGAgcaagccctctcctctctccgGCAGAGGTGACGCAAGCCCTCGTCCTCCCTTTCCTGAAGGCGGGCTCCCCTTGCGTCGAGCTCTGCTTGCAGATCCTCAACAAAGTCCTGCAAGTGCCGCTGCCCCCCAAGGAGGGCAGCTGGCTCCACACCTGCCACCCTTTCCCGCTCCTCTTGTGCCTCTGCAAGCTCCTCGATGGCTTTGCCCAGTACTGGCACGAGCCGCAAGACCAGCACGGCTGCCCCTTGGAAGCCAAGGACTTGGTGGCCGCCAACCTAGCTCAGCTCTGCGACGCCCTCTTGGCGCAGAAGGACTCCCTGTCGCCCGAGCTGTGGGCGCAGTCAGTGGCTTGGCTGCACAAGAAGGTGGCGGCCTTGGACTGGACGGTCGGCCTCCGCCTGAAGAGCATCTACGGGGAGCACTTCAAGAACGAGGTCCCGGCCACACTCTTTGAGGTCTGCAAGCTCCCGGAGGGCGAGTGGACGTCCTGCCCGCTCCCGAATTACGGTGCGGGCAGCGGCCTGCTGGCGTGGATGGAGTGCTGCTGTGTGTCTGCCGCAATGCGGGAGCAGATGCTGGCGCTGCTCGCGGTCAACGTGGACAACCCCGAGGAGGTCAACCTCTTCAGCAAAGGCTTCCTGGTGGCCCTGGTCCAGGTCTTCCCTTGGTGCAGCCACAGCGAGTGGCGGAGGCTGGTTGGCGTGGTgcagagcctcctggatcaggaaGTGCTGTACGTGCCTTATTCGCTGGAGTACGTCCAGTTTCTGCCCCTGCTGAACTTCCGCCCGTTTTCCTACCACCTCCAGTTCTCGGTGCTTCTCCTGAGGGCGTTTCAGTTCCTCTGCGGCACCAGCGGCTGCACATGGTTGCCGGCCGAGGCGTGGAAGCATGTGGCCAGACTGTACTGCCTCGCCGTGTCCGACCTGATGGGCTCGGTCAAGGGCATTGCCCGGAATCAGTGGCAGCCGGCCCAGGAGAAGAACAACGTGACGAGAGAGCTGTCCTTCGTCTACATCCAGATCTTCTGCCATGCCCTCCACGTGGCTGCCATGCTGCCGGACGACAGCACCGGcgagcccctcctcctcctctccctcgaGATCCTCTCGCAGTACGAGATGCTCTACGACGCCGACGAGTCCCTCGGCAGCGCCCTGAGGAAGGCCAACGAGAGGCACTTCCTGGAGTCCATCGCGGAGAACGTCACCAACAAGGAGCTGCGGACGATGCTCCTGCAGAAGCTCCGGAAGCTGTGA